GGATACCAACCAAAAGCTCTCCTCTCTGCAGTTATCCCAAGCATTGGCAACCTTCTCTCAGAGCCTTGAAGATCCCAAGTCCTTGTATAAACACCACCTATTCCTTCGCAATCGACGGGCGTCGGGTAGAGGAGCAGCAATATCCACCAATGAGTTCTGGTTGTCTCCAAAACTCGCCAGATGGTCCTCTTGTCCACATTCTTccctcaccatcatcagGGGCAGCTTCACGACCCGCTGGGCGATCCAGGATTTCGCAATAGATATCATTCAAGCAGTTACCATGATGAGCATACCAGCGCTTTGGGTTTTGGGTAGTGTAAACAAGACGAGCCCCAATGCAATGCTAAGTCCAGCGGATTTGGTGAGATATCTGACGTATCAAGCGTTGCAAGTTGAGGGAACAGTTATGACAGAAAAGCAAATGTCGTTACGACATTCGCAACTCGAGGAGGCCAAAACTAGTCAAGATTGGCTCACATTCTTCAAGCTAATCATCCAAGACTTGGGAGGGCAGATTTATATCATCGTTGATCTTGCAACAGTGAGTCCTGGTCCGAAAGGATCTGGCCAAGTCAGCTTGATCTACCAACTCAACGAGATGTTAAAAGAGCTGAGCAACAAGGGATCACACAAGAGATCGCGAACAAAAGTCAAGATTATTTTGCTTGTCTATGACTATAactggatgagcttgatcCCGAGGGAAATTTATGATCATCTTGTCCCAGTTAAGATATCTGGAACTAAAGGACTGCAGGGCAGAAGAATGCGGACAGCCGTTCATACACGGATTCTACCAAGACAGAGAGCAAAGGTATAATTAAAGCAGCAATAATAATCTTAGATTAAGCACCTCCAGATGATACAAACAGAATAGGTAAAATGATAAGATCTGACGCGAGGCGCAATGTCATGACTCAAATACATGTATATAAGTCAATAAATATTAAGCTTCAACTCTTATCATGCAATACGAGAAATTCATTCTCTCACTGCCTGCTACATCGTGTCCATAGTCAGGCTGACTCTATCTTGCAGTGCTCACGCGGCACAGTTGCAATTGGTTCGGTGAAGTGACTCAGCCAAGGCAGGCTACTTTATAAAACACCACATATCCATGTCACCAACCAACATAACTCTCAACGATTATATCCACAAGTTCAACATGGCACATCATGCAGAAAAGCTACCTTGGGAGGCTCTCGCCTCGGTATTTGAGCTGAGACGTACCAATCCTTGTCAACATGGCGCATACAACCTCCACGCCCGTATACAACCAGACAGCAAAACAAAACTCGCCAACTTTGTTCAAATCTTTATGCAGAGTGTCGCTGAAGATGCAGCTCAACAACGCAAGCAGTATCCAGAGAAATACGACGTCCCCGACGAGAATGAAGTAATCATTTCAGATGAAGCGGCAACCAAAATTGAATCAACAGTCTGGCGGTGGCATCCTGAGGAATATTGgccagatgatgatgacgaccTCGATGTCTTCAAACAACCAACTGCTGGAAAACTATGCCCTCACATAGACGAGTCTGATAAGTGCGGATGCGTCTTGCCCTTCAGAGAACGCAAGATGTCTGCGTTCCAGCGACAGCAAATCCCCAACGACTGTTACGAGTTTGATACATACAACCTCGAATCATTCCGCAATGTCGAAGTTGTTAAGACTTTAATACTCCACGGAGAGATGGACCCAATACTTCGTTCATGCGCATACGAAGGTTCTCATCTAGCGAAATGGTGGGAGCATCAAGAATGCCAGTGCACATCAGCGACTCTCGGATGGAGAAGAATATGTGAAAATGGAATCAAGATGTACATGATACTCAACCTTCTACGCTACTTTCCTCAAACATGGGATGAGAACGGATCCCCTGTTGACGATTATCGCAAGTTGAAGGCATACCAGCAAGCAGCCCGATGGTGTACAGAATCTGGATATAAAAGCGATATCGCGACATACCCGCATAGGGACTTTCTTGGTATCAGGAAAAACCAGTTCAGGTGTTATCCTCGACCCCTTGATGTCTCCCGTTGGAAACACGTTATGAGGTTCGATCAATTTGGTTTCGAAAGATATCAGAAGGGTTTGACCTATTTCGACGACTCTGATTATGAACCGATTACCAAATATAGCGAGAAACCTGGCATCAAGTCGGGCGAAGAGTCTGATGACGATTCTGAAGCCGAATCTAGTGATGATTCAAGCGATGAATCCAGTGGTGAGTCCAGTGATGAgtctgaagaggaagatccTGAAGAGGTCAGAAATCGCTTCTATAAGCTCGAGTTCTATCCATATGGTCTCATGTCCTACGAAGACTTCCTCAACTTCGAAAAGCCTATGGGCTTCCAACCTCTCCCATCAGATATAAAACACGTCCGCTGGATCCTCTGTCAGCAAGGCCTTCCAGTTGAATTGTCCGACTGTATCCTCGAACACGCTGATTACACCCCTCGAGGAAGACTGCCAGTACCTGGAAAACCACTGCATCCTCAATGTACGGATGAACTGGGCCGCTACCTTGAACATTGCTGGCAACTTATTGTTAGATGCTACATGTTAGGTCATGAACTCAGAGATAAGATGGACATTGAGGCTCTGGTACGGGAAGAGGTGAAAGACTTCGTCTATGAGCTGTTCAAGTGTGAATGTGATGGTGCGTACGAGCTTCTTTATGGGTTTGATGCGGAACCCCCCGAGGACTCTGAGGTTGAGAGTTAGACAATGGGCCACCTTCTTTCAATTATGTATTGTGTTAATCTCTAAGCGCCTTGTCTGTTGTTTTCTGTACATTGCGTTTGCGGGAAGTCGAGAGAGTGGGAAAATGACTAGATGACCAAAGTATTCAAATACCAACTGACAAGCGATTTTGACAACGTCTTCTACACAAATTCTCAAGAATGAGCTTTACTGACTTTGTTGGGGATTAGGTAAGAATGCTCCGGTCATTGTCTCAGCATTCCGGCAATCTCTATGGTTTTCGGGTATCACTACTTTACAGGGGTCGCGTTGAACGAATTATAAGCCCTGTTGCCTTGGGCCCTGATGTACAGTTGGAGAATTACATTTTTGGGTTTTTGGCACAGGCAGAAATGCATTGACTTTAGTCCGGTGACTGCCTTAACTCACGCTCAGACGGAGGAATCGCGATGGTCTTCAGTCCTCTCCTTTCCATAACCCGTGATGACGACAAGACTGAATATCAACACTCACCATTCCTGATCCTCACCATGGTAGCGCTTCCTAACGAGGTCTTGCATCAAATATTTGCCGAACTAGAGGATCGACTGCCTCTAGAAAGATGGCATATGTATGGAGCTCATTTGGACCATCAAGGCTCAGCCACGCTCCGCAACCTCTGCCTGGTCTGTCGCCAATTCCGACACATCGCACAACCTTTACTATATCGGACCGTTATTACTGAAGGTCGCGATAGCGCAAGAACTGTCGAGACTCTTCTTCTTAGAACGTTCGTCGAGGACCCGCATCTTGGAGAGCAAGTTCGCACCGTTTCTTTAATAGACAATGCTGACCATTCAGCCAAAATGGACGTATTGGGGGAAGCTGCAAGGAAAGAGATCATTCGGTCAGCGTGGAAGGGTTTGAGCCTTCCACCTGCCCTAAAACGTTACATGAAGGAAAATCATCATATGTCTTGTGGCTTTGCTGCTCTCATCATAGCATATATGCCTCTTGTGCAGGTTGTCGATTGCACTACAGAAGGCCTGGCAGTCCCGTTCTATTGGCTGTTGAGTACAAGGACGGATATGAGAAGGCCAGTATGTCCTATTGATCCTCGAAGTATTTTTTTTAACtacgaagatgaggatggagGCATTGAAGACCAAGGTATTTCGAAGGCTACATTTGCAAACTACTGCTTTCCAAACCTTACCGACGTTCGTATCAGGGCGGTGGTCGGTGAAAAGGACATCCAGAGCGCTTGGGTGATCGAAGATCTAATTTTCAATCCTTCGCTCAAAATACTACGGACATTCGGCACCGCCTGGTATGGCGAGGAACTCTCTTGCTTTAAATGGCCTGCACACAAGAACTACAACCTGGAGTATTTAGACCTCATGGAAACATACATTGACGCCGAGGGGCTAATGACAGTTCTCACGCGCTGTCCGAATCTAACGGGAATAGCGATAAGGTTGCCTGACGAGTACAGGAAGCTGCTGGATCAATACGAAACGGAAGACAGTGAAAACGCTGATtgcatcatcaacctcgatgACTTCGGGAACGTTCTTCGAAAATTTGGTCAAAATCTCGAAGAGGTCGATTTCAACACTTTCTTTTATGACAGCTATAGCGCAGACTATCTGTGTCGAAGCCCGATTTCAGGAATAATTGGTTCCCTCCGAGAGCTCAAATCCCTGCGACACCTCAAACTCAGCAAAGAAGCGCTAATCGGAGGCAGTGAGTCGCTCTTGCGATTGAGTGATGTTCTACCGGAATCAATTGAAACTCTTTATCTGCATTGTGGTAAAGTTTACGAGCTAGAGGATTGGGTCGAGTTTGAACGTGAGCTGTATAAACAGGAAGTTTACAAACTGCTTCTCGACGGTATGCCTAATCTCCGCGAGATTCGGATGGAGAGATACGATGATTGGCATGAGTTTGGTCAGTACAATCCAaatcttgatgatgtttcgtatttcgatgctgatgatcCAGAAGATTATTGTAATCCAGAGGAGTTGGATTACTTTCGGAGTGAATATATCTATCCGAAGGAGGCCGAGTGGCCAGCTGAGCTGCATGTCAATGGCTGGGATGTGGACATAGTTGAGGCGCGCCTTTATGAGATATGTGGAAGGCCAGCGTGTAACCGCAACATTATCACTCTGTCAAGGAAGACATGAACGGACTCTGCTTAGGCCCAGCTTGATGCAGATCAAGGACGGGGCGCTCGACTGAGATGTTGCATGCAACCTTGTGGCCCATGTCCTGTCATCTGTAGCCTATCATAAAATACAAGTCATCGAACTCGCTAATCTGATCCCCTGATCTTTGTTCCCTCCTCAAAATACGTCGATACAAGATGTTAAAGTGCGAGAAGAGAGATCTTACTTATGGCGTGATGGGCGCAGAAGAGCACAGTTCACTTCAAGCCGTTATTACTATAAAACAAGATGAATGCATCTTACCTGATAGAGCCCTCAAATAATAATCCAGGACATCATCATGGGTGTACTTCGGTGGTAATATTCCCGGTAGATATGATCACTAATACGGAGAGCATTGCGAGGTCATAGCATACATGCGAGGTCATAGCATGCATCGGAGTGGCAGCATGAAATCAACACATCATAACCAAGTGGAATAAGACCTTACCTATACAAGTAACGTGCATGAAACCATATCTGTAGCCAGCAAATAATGCAGCATCTTTCTTGGAGCTAGTCTCAAACCACCATGACATACGTCTTATCCGAACAGTCACAAAAGCCACCTTGCCTGCCGGAACCAAAATGCGAACCAAAATCCCAAGGACCAACACAAAAACGCAAGCAAAAATCTCGCTGCAGTCATCTTTATCAGCTATGGCAGCCTAGCCCAGCCTGCATCAACACACCCCCTCATCCCAAACCTCACCCGCCATTGGTCAACCATCGGCTAACTGACCTAGATACAGTTACATCGAAGCCCGCGTCCTAACCAGTTTCCTCTGCAGATAACAAAGAAGTTGGGGGCCGTTGGTCTATAGGGCTGTTGGTACAGTGAAACAAAAGTGTATCAGCAGATGCTCATGATGGTTGCCTCTTGTGGGACGGGACGGATGTTTCAAAAAGGGTGTCATGGCCCCCGATTttgcttttttcttttttgcaCTTTCTGTTGTGAATAACTTCACTTTTGCCTTTTATTCTTCAATATGGGAGTTCCCCACATAAATGCCCGCCAAGAGGTGCAGGTTATAACGCAGACTGTTTACCTCCCCACGACCACTTACACCACGCAAGTCACGCTAGGTGTAGCTTCGGCTCCAGCCACGGACCGTCCCGTCGTGACGTCTCAACACAGCGGCGATGGGCTGAGCAGTGCACAAATCGGAGCAATAATCGGATCCATCGTTGGAGTTTTTGTGCTCGCTTTTGTTGTGGTATGTTGCTGCCGAAGACCGAAGCAGCCCAAGAAGCGGAGGAGTTATCGAAGTAGTTATGCGGATTTTTCAGATGGTTGGTCTGAGAGGATGCCGCATGAGGGCTGGACGAGGCCTGTGCCTATTCCTGTTGCTAGACCTGTCCCTGTTCAGTTTCCGTCGCCGGTTGTGCAGAGGGAGCAGATTCCAGGGGGGCCGAAGTTTCCGACTTATAGGGCGATTCCTATTCCTAACCCGAGAAGGGGAGAGAATCCACCGAGGACATATTGGCGATAGGCTGTCATGTCTGCCAGCAGAATAGTTACGTGATGAATGAGTTATGAGAAATGTGAAATGAAGGGCACGACGAATGAAATGGGTGGTGATGGGGAACGAGACTATTGTTCAGTCAAGGCGTCAGATGGGAGGCATTTACGATCAGcaagcgagcgagcgagcaTTTTCATCCATTATCCACGACATTTAATAAAGCATAATGAATATCGCATAGTCAAACACATTCATATAATATATACACtaattcatcatcatcataatctcatcatctctcgTCCCATTCCTCTCCGCCAACGCTTTCTTGCCATGCTTAGACAACAACCTTTGTCTTATGGTTACACTTATGCGCATTGCTAGCAagagtcttcttcttctgccactGCTCGAAGCGCGCAGCAACAGCCCTCTTGCTCTTGGGGTTAGCGGAGGTCTTGTCTCGTGGAGGAACGCCCTTCAGGCTAAGAGCGAACTGGGCAGCAGCACGGCCAGcagtcttggtgttgagagtCAGAGCTCCCCAgtggatgttgttgatggtgtcgcATTCCAAGTGGTAGCATGGATCGGTCTCAGCATCAGCGCCGGTAAAGATTCCGGAGGAGGGGATGCCGAGTTCGACGAAGGCAGCGTAGTCAGAAGATTCACCAAACTCCCTATAAGATGTAAGTATCTTTGTTGTGAGTAGTGAATGTTTTACTTACTCCCACTCAACGGTCTTTCCCTTCTTACGGAGCCAAGCAGCCAGGATATCTCCTCCAACTCGGTCGGCGGGCTTGCTAGCCTGGACCCAGTACTTGGGCTTAGGAGAACCGATCATGTCGTAGTTGAAGTAGAATCGAATTCTGtcagcttcctcctcggtGAGCTGTTCGCCATAGTAGTAAGACCCAGCAAGGCCGCTCCTGTATCACAAATCAGTCAACAGCAGAGAGACGTGGATTGTGTCACTCACTCTTCAGCACCCCACCAAGCAAAGCGgaccttgttcttgtaaCCAGTGTACTTGGTAAAGGACTTGGCAATCTCAAGAATACCGGCAGTTCCACTGCCATCATCATTGATACCGGGACCAGCTTGAACACTGTCAAGATGAGCACCCATCATGACAACATTGTTAGGGTCACCCTGCTTAGTCTCCGCGATAATGTTCCAGGTCTCACGAGTCTCGTAGAACGAGTCCACCAGCAAAGTGAcctcgagcttctcgccACCCTCAATGCGCGTTCTCCAAGCAGTTCCAACTTCAAGAGGAATCACGCCAACAGGTAcgatgagctcaaggttCTCAGCACTGAGAGTCGCACTGGTGATACCCTTGCCAGGTTGGTTGTTGACGAGGAGAACACCACGAGCACCGGCCTTCTTTGCGAGCTTGAGCTTATCTGAGATCGCACATGAGCCGCGCTTCACGAGGGCGAGTTTATCCTTGGCATCAACACCCTCCCATTGGTCAGCAAAGCATCCAGATCCGCGCTCATCGTCAATTGGCACGAGAACAAGAGGAGCAGTCACACCATCGGGGGTAGGTGTGCCGACGTTGTAGATGAGAGTGATGACATAGACATCCTCACCATCAGGTCCTCGGACCCAAATATCCTTGGTCTGCTCGAAGGTGTAGTTGAAGGGCTGGATGTAAGTGTTGAGATGCTTTCCGTATTGAcccttgagctgcttggaGATGTAGTCGACGGACGCCTTGTAGCCGGGGAAGCCAAAGGCTCGGTTGCCACcgttcttcttggcgatTGAGTTGAGGTCCTCAAGAGTCTTGCGAAGCCTGTTGATGTTAGTGGTGTTTTGTCAATTGAGATGAGTCTTGACATACTTTGACTTTTTAATGTCACCCTCAACTTGACTGGGAGTCAGCTTCTTGGTAGCCGACACCtcagagaagaggagagctCCGCAGAGCAAAGCACTAAGTAACTTCATGGTGAGAATTGTCAATTGAGTAACAATGCCTCTAGAAGACGAGAATGTAACCTGAGGGTCCCCCAACAATGGGACAGACCCTTCCTTTTTATACCAATACAGCTGTCATCCGTATAGCTACAGCTACACAACCTCGATGCAAGACAGTCTAACGAAGCTCACATTTTACCCCAACCAGAAACTGATCAGACGGTTGAACCTATCGGTAGACGATGCGAAAATGGCAGGTCGCAACAATACAAAGTCTTGGCATCGACTGGTGCTCACGACCCATGTCGTGGCGCCAACGATAAACAAGCATGGCAGAGATAAGATCTACAAGGAGGTGCGGGGTGGAAGCCAGGTCCGAGAGGGTAATGATAGGTTCGAGCAAGTGGCGGAGGAACTATTGTAAAAGGTTTGAGGACTTTTGAAGAGGGTGAATAGGTATGCTTCCTTTTAGCTAGACTGGTATGTAGAGCCGGGGTGAATGgtcgaagatgatgatgtctTATCAATGAGATGGGTCAATTAGTTCAGCAAGTTTATTCAGCACCATGACATGAATCGGTAAAACTGACGGCCAGCTTATGGTGTCATACATGGAAAGCTGATGTGCTTGTATCCTGATGAATTGAGGAAGTGAGAATGGGTCTTTGAAGCACAAAGGGCAAAGACAAAAAAACAAGTCAACCTCCTTCTGCAATTAAATATCTAGCATATCTATCTAGAGGCCTTAATAGTTGTAATAACAAGAAATGGTTTTTGGCTTGGACTGCATTTAAGCTTAATGCGTAGCTTAACTTCACCCAAAACTTCATGATGCCGATGCTCCCGGGTAACCCAACGGCTTTCGGTTCTCCCAAAACCGAGCATGATCTCCTGACACCTTCACCGCCTACCGCATTCCGCCCTCTGAACCTTCTAGCCCGTGTTCTAGAACGGGTTTAAGAGGATACACTCGGCATTGGCGGGGCACATCTAAAGTTTCTGTCATACCAGCCCCGCCACCTTTACCATTAGCTAACAATGTTTGTGTCCCGTGGCGTGCTTAAGTCGTCGGTTCTCGTATGAGAAACTctgtttttctttcctctctTTATTC
This genomic stretch from Fusarium oxysporum f. sp. lycopersici 4287 chromosome 5, whole genome shotgun sequence harbors:
- a CDS encoding hypothetical protein (At least one base has a quality score < 10) gives rise to the protein MGVPHINARQEVQVITQTVYLPTTTYTTQVTLGVASAPATDRPVVTSQHSGDGLSSAQIGAIIGSIVGVFVLAFVVVCCCRRPKQPKKRRSYRSSYADFSDGWSERMPHEGWTRPVPIPVARPVPVQFPSPVVQREQIPGGPKFPTYRAIPIPNPRRGENPPRTYWR
- a CDS encoding hypothetical protein (At least one base has a quality score < 10), with amino-acid sequence MKLLSALLCGALLFSEVSATKKLTPSQVEGDIKKSKLRKTLEDLNSIAKKNGGNRAFGFPGYKASVDYISKQLKGQYGKHLNTYIQPFNYTFEQTKDIWVRGPDGEDVYVITLIYNVGTPTPDGVTAPLVLVPIDDERGSGCFADQWEGVDAKDKLALVKRGSCAISDKLKLAKKAGARGVLLVNNQPGKGITSATLSAENLELIVPVGVIPLEVGTAWRTRIEGGEKLEVTLLVDSFYETRETWNIIAETKQGDPNNVVMMGAHLDSVQAGPGINDDGSGTAGILEIAKSFTKYTGYKNKVRFAWWGAEESGLAGSYYYGEQLTEEEADRIRFYFNYDMIGSPKPKYWVQASKPADRVGGDILAAWLRKKGKTVEWEEFGESSDYAAFVELGIPSSGIFTGADAETDPCYHLECDTINNIHWGALTLNTKTAGRAAAQFALSLKGVPPRDKTSANPKSKRAVAARFEQWQKKKTLASNAHKCNHKTKVVV